A part of Propioniciclava coleopterorum genomic DNA contains:
- a CDS encoding ABC transporter substrate-binding protein, whose product MRPSSPITRLVALGLAAGLALTGCAGAPDATPGSSPSESQAPFHVSLTNCGVPLTLDAPPARAVALNQGVIEEVLSVGAAGQLAGTAYLDDAIAEHLEAAYATVPVLAEQYPTREAFLQATPDFALASYNSAFGEKGVGSREELAASGIGTYIDPFGCPNVADRPAATFENVWTGIGEVGAIFGRDAEATALIEAQRTRLASLRADRAGDGLRVVWWDGGDTAPSVGGAGGGPALVLDAVGATNVFADQPKAWASVSWEQVVAADPDVIVTVDASWDPAEQKRAHLQADPVLQNLRAVREGRIVTVAFSQSTPGVGLIDGARSLAEQLERLPA is encoded by the coding sequence ATGCGTCCCTCATCACCCATCACCCGTCTCGTCGCCCTCGGCCTGGCCGCCGGGCTGGCCCTCACCGGCTGCGCCGGCGCGCCGGACGCCACCCCGGGCTCGTCGCCGTCGGAGTCGCAGGCCCCGTTCCACGTCTCGCTCACCAACTGCGGCGTGCCGCTGACCCTGGACGCGCCGCCCGCCCGCGCCGTCGCGCTCAACCAGGGGGTCATCGAGGAGGTGCTCTCGGTGGGGGCCGCCGGCCAGTTGGCGGGCACGGCCTACCTCGACGACGCGATCGCCGAGCACCTCGAGGCCGCCTACGCCACGGTGCCGGTGCTCGCCGAGCAGTACCCCACGCGCGAGGCGTTCCTCCAGGCCACCCCGGACTTCGCGCTGGCGTCCTACAACAGCGCCTTCGGCGAGAAGGGGGTCGGGTCACGCGAGGAACTCGCGGCGTCCGGCATCGGCACCTACATCGACCCGTTCGGGTGCCCGAACGTGGCCGACCGCCCCGCGGCGACCTTCGAGAACGTCTGGACCGGCATCGGCGAGGTCGGGGCCATCTTCGGCCGCGACGCCGAGGCCACCGCCCTGATCGAGGCCCAGCGCACCCGGCTCGCGTCCCTGCGCGCCGACCGCGCCGGCGACGGTCTGCGCGTCGTGTGGTGGGACGGCGGCGACACCGCGCCGTCGGTGGGCGGCGCCGGGGGCGGCCCCGCGCTCGTCCTGGACGCCGTGGGCGCCACCAACGTGTTCGCCGACCAGCCGAAGGCGTGGGCGAGCGTCTCGTGGGAGCAGGTCGTCGCCGCCGACCCGGACGTGATCGTCACGGTCGACGCCTCGTGGGACCCCGCCGAGCAGAAGCGGGCCCACCTGCAGGCGGACCCGGTGCTGCAGAACCTCCGCGCGGTCCGCGAGGGCCGGATCGTCACGGTGGCCTTCTCGCAGTCCACGCCCGGCGTCGGGCTGATCGACGGGGCGCGGAGCCTCGCGGAGCAGCTCGAGCGGTTGCCCGCCTGA
- a CDS encoding proteasome accessory factor PafA2 family protein, with protein MRRIVGIETEYGLLATADGKRLASDEAAARLFTPLAARFASTNAFLGNGGRLYLDIGSHPEYATPECTSAADLVIAQRAGDALLVDLAAQARAAEADEGHDVTFRLFRNNTDSYGNTWGSHENYLVARDTDPRVLADWLIGFLVSRQLIGGAGHWRRGRFTLSQRGDLLGDVVSNQTTRSRPLINTRDEPHADPARYRRLHVISGDTTSLDAVMWLTVAATELVLRRAEAGGAPPPGPADPLAALRAWTVDPDAAVPAAGGGATTARALQRAHLDATRALAESGDAEGAAAHAAWTRLLDDLDAGRTEGTEWGAKRRLIRGWAERHRIAPDDPRLDALDLRWHELGADASGRPRGLAALLQSGAEPIADPAAVAAALTRAPSASRARARGLVLDAARSRERDIAVDWASFAVHDLPGPTPAAPQTVKMAWDDPFDPEPPGLHALVDRLRDEPRIRALGGFTPPGPGVPASGA; from the coding sequence ATGCGCCGCATCGTCGGGATCGAGACCGAGTACGGGCTGCTGGCGACCGCCGACGGCAAGCGGCTGGCCTCCGACGAGGCCGCGGCGCGGCTCTTCACGCCCCTGGCGGCGCGGTTCGCCTCGACCAACGCGTTCCTGGGCAACGGCGGCCGGCTCTACCTCGACATCGGGTCGCACCCGGAGTACGCCACGCCTGAGTGCACGTCGGCGGCCGACCTGGTGATCGCGCAGCGGGCCGGCGACGCGCTCCTGGTCGACCTGGCGGCGCAGGCGCGGGCCGCCGAGGCCGACGAGGGCCACGACGTGACGTTCCGGCTGTTCCGCAACAACACCGACTCCTACGGCAACACCTGGGGTAGCCACGAGAACTACCTCGTCGCCCGCGACACCGACCCGCGGGTGCTGGCGGACTGGCTGATCGGCTTCCTGGTGAGCCGCCAACTCATCGGCGGCGCCGGGCACTGGCGGCGCGGCCGGTTCACGCTGTCGCAGCGCGGCGACCTCCTCGGCGACGTGGTGTCCAACCAGACCACCCGCAGCCGCCCCCTGATCAACACCCGCGACGAGCCGCACGCCGACCCGGCGCGCTACCGCCGGCTGCACGTCATCTCCGGCGACACCACCAGCCTGGACGCCGTGATGTGGCTGACGGTCGCCGCCACCGAGCTCGTGCTGCGGCGCGCCGAGGCGGGCGGCGCGCCCCCGCCGGGCCCCGCGGACCCGCTCGCCGCGCTGCGGGCCTGGACCGTCGACCCGGACGCCGCCGTCCCGGCCGCCGGCGGGGGAGCCACGACCGCCCGGGCGCTGCAGCGCGCCCACCTCGACGCCACCCGCGCCCTGGCCGAGTCCGGAGACGCCGAGGGCGCGGCGGCCCACGCCGCCTGGACGCGGCTCCTGGACGACCTGGACGCCGGCCGCACCGAGGGCACCGAGTGGGGCGCCAAGCGCCGCCTGATCCGGGGGTGGGCCGAGCGGCACCGGATCGCCCCCGACGACCCGCGGCTCGACGCCCTCGACCTGCGCTGGCACGAGCTCGGCGCCGACGCCTCCGGACGCCCCCGCGGGCTGGCTGCGCTGCTGCAGTCCGGCGCGGAGCCGATCGCCGATCCGGCCGCCGTCGCGGCGGCCCTGACGCGGGCCCCGTCGGCGTCCCGGGCGCGCGCCCGCGGCCTCGTGCTGGATGCCGCCCGGTCCCGCGAGCGGGACATCGCCGTGGACTGGGCGAGCTTCGCGGTGCACGACCTGCCGGGGCCGACGCCCGCGGCGCCGCAGACCGTCAAGATGGCGTGGGACGACCCCTTCGACCCCGAGCCGCCCGGCCTGCACGCCCTGGTGGACCGCCTGCGGGACGAGCCACGGATCCGCGCGCTCGGCGGCTTCACCCCGCCCGGACCCGGCGTCCCCGCGTCCGGGGCCTGA
- a CDS encoding pseudouridine synthase: MSEPEGIRLQKVLAQAGVASRRAAEQLVDQGRIEINGEIVSEQGRRVDPHRDVIRVDGRRIPPPREHQYLVFNKPRGVVSTMSDPQGRPTLSDYLGEHAGEGLFHVGRLDTDTDGMILLTNDGDFAQRMAHPSYELTKTYVAEVEGDLTEATRRRLASGITLEDGPVKPDLVKLGAGTGRRTMVTVVLHEGRNRIVRRMFAEVGHPVTALSRTQIGPVRMGRLRPGELREVTRDELGALLDAVKL, translated from the coding sequence ATGAGCGAGCCCGAGGGCATCCGGCTGCAGAAGGTGCTGGCGCAGGCCGGCGTCGCCTCGCGGCGGGCGGCCGAGCAACTCGTCGACCAGGGCCGCATCGAGATCAACGGCGAGATCGTCTCCGAACAGGGCCGCCGCGTCGACCCGCACCGCGACGTGATCCGCGTCGACGGCCGCCGCATCCCGCCGCCCCGCGAGCACCAGTACCTCGTGTTCAACAAGCCGCGCGGCGTGGTGTCCACCATGAGCGACCCGCAGGGCCGCCCGACCCTGAGCGACTACCTGGGCGAGCACGCGGGCGAGGGCCTGTTCCACGTCGGACGCCTCGACACCGACACCGACGGCATGATCCTGCTGACCAACGACGGCGACTTCGCCCAGCGGATGGCCCACCCCAGCTACGAGCTCACCAAAACCTACGTGGCCGAGGTGGAGGGCGACCTCACCGAGGCCACGCGCCGCAGGCTGGCGTCCGGGATCACGCTGGAGGACGGCCCCGTCAAACCCGACCTGGTCAAGCTCGGCGCGGGGACCGGCCGGCGCACCATGGTCACCGTGGTGCTGCACGAGGGCCGCAACCGGATCGTCCGGCGCATGTTCGCGGAGGTCGGCCACCCCGTCACCGCGCTCTCGCGCACCCAGATCGGGCCGGTGCGGATGGGCCGGCTGCGTCCGGGCGAACTGCGCGAGGTCACCCGCGACGAACTCGGCGCCCTCCTGGACGCCGTCAAGCTCTAG
- the scpB gene encoding SMC-Scp complex subunit ScpB, whose protein sequence is MAERVDTALTAPLEALLLMATEPVGTAELAQALDVATPAVWEALEELALFYDETGRGFELRQVGEGWRLYTRAEHADLIAAWILEGQQAKLSQAALETLAVVAYLQPISRSRVSGIRGVNVDGVMRTLVTRGLVEEAGASAETGAMLFRTSALFLEKMGYTSLDDLPPIAPHLPEASLLEAELAGLAETLTAEALDPDAEEPAPDAPATTPAHHDPGAAEPAADDHEEDA, encoded by the coding sequence ATGGCTGAGCGGGTGGACACCGCCCTCACCGCGCCCCTGGAGGCGCTGCTGCTGATGGCGACCGAGCCCGTCGGCACCGCCGAGCTCGCCCAGGCGCTCGACGTCGCCACGCCCGCGGTGTGGGAGGCGCTGGAGGAACTGGCGCTGTTCTACGACGAGACGGGCCGGGGGTTCGAGCTGCGGCAGGTCGGAGAGGGCTGGCGGCTCTACACGCGCGCCGAGCACGCCGACCTGATCGCCGCCTGGATCCTGGAGGGACAGCAGGCCAAGCTGTCGCAGGCCGCGCTGGAGACGCTCGCCGTCGTGGCGTACCTGCAGCCCATCTCGCGCTCGCGGGTCTCGGGGATCCGCGGCGTCAACGTCGACGGCGTGATGCGGACGCTCGTGACGCGGGGCCTGGTCGAGGAGGCGGGGGCATCCGCCGAGACGGGCGCGATGCTGTTCCGCACCAGCGCGCTGTTCCTGGAGAAGATGGGCTACACCAGCCTGGACGACCTCCCGCCGATCGCGCCCCACCTGCCCGAGGCGTCCCTGCTGGAGGCCGAGCTGGCGGGTTTGGCCGAGACGCTGACCGCCGAGGCGCTCGACCCGGACGCGGAGGAGCCCGCGCCGGACGCCCCGGCGACGACCCCAGCCCACCACGACCCCGGGGCGGCCGAGCCGGCCGCCGACGACCACGAGGAGGACGCATGA
- a CDS encoding segregation and condensation protein A, with amino-acid sequence MTEAHGGFTVKLTNFEGPFDLLLQLITRHKLDVTEVALSTVTDEFIAHLRAMGPAWDLDQTSSFVVVAATLLDLKAARLLPAGEVEDPEDLAMLEARDLLFARLLQYRAFKVVSGLMQTRLQEEGRRHARPGGLEEAFARLLPEVVIGVDGDQLAWLAARALQPKPEESISLAHLHAPAVSVREQADLLIDRLRGQGTATFRALIADAGERIVVVARFLALLELARQRAVAFDQLTPLGELTVRWTGTMDEGADLAGGIDEFTGVPQQGDTDG; translated from the coding sequence GTGACCGAAGCCCACGGGGGATTCACCGTCAAGCTGACCAACTTCGAGGGCCCCTTCGACCTGCTGCTGCAGCTCATCACCCGGCACAAGCTGGACGTCACCGAGGTCGCCCTCTCGACGGTCACCGACGAGTTCATCGCCCACCTGCGCGCCATGGGCCCCGCGTGGGACCTCGACCAGACCAGCTCGTTCGTCGTCGTCGCGGCCACCCTGCTGGACCTGAAGGCCGCACGGCTGCTGCCCGCGGGCGAGGTGGAGGACCCCGAGGACCTGGCCATGCTCGAGGCCCGCGACCTGCTGTTCGCCCGGCTGCTGCAGTACCGGGCCTTCAAGGTCGTGTCCGGCCTCATGCAGACCCGGCTCCAGGAGGAGGGGCGGCGGCACGCGCGCCCCGGCGGGCTGGAGGAGGCGTTCGCCCGGCTGCTGCCCGAGGTCGTCATCGGCGTCGACGGCGACCAGCTCGCCTGGCTGGCCGCCCGGGCGCTGCAGCCGAAGCCCGAGGAGTCGATCTCGCTGGCGCACCTGCACGCCCCGGCGGTCAGCGTCCGGGAGCAGGCGGACCTGCTCATCGACCGGCTGCGCGGCCAGGGCACGGCGACGTTCCGCGCCCTGATCGCGGACGCCGGGGAGCGCATCGTGGTCGTGGCGCGGTTCCTGGCTCTGCTCGAACTGGCGCGCCAGCGCGCGGTCGCCTTCGACCAGCTCACCCCGCTGGGCGAGCTGACGGTGCGCTGGACCGGCACCATGGACGAGGGCGCCGACCTCGCCGGAGGCATCGACGAGTTCACCGGCGTCCCGCAACAAGGAGACACAGATGGCTGA
- a CDS encoding ParA family protein, whose protein sequence is MSQNPALFENDTDAAADDLGPTGRPWPDLPEPRAPKAGPKNARIIAMTNQKGGVGKTTTTINLGAALAETGRKVLLVDFDPQGSASVGLGVNPHTLDTSIYNLLLGRDVDIDDVILQTNVDNLDLLPANIDLSAAEVQLVSEVAREQTLRRVLRPAKSEYDVIIIDCAPSLGLLTVNALTASDYALIPLECEFFALRGVALLTDTITKVTERLNPDLQILGIVGTMYDGRTLHSREVLERVVEAFGDKVFHTVIKRTVKFPETTVAGEPITTYASSSPGAEAYRTLAKEVLVRCPDA, encoded by the coding sequence GTGAGCCAGAACCCTGCCCTGTTCGAGAACGACACGGACGCCGCAGCCGACGACCTGGGTCCCACCGGTCGCCCCTGGCCGGACCTTCCCGAGCCGCGCGCGCCGAAGGCGGGCCCCAAGAACGCCAGGATCATCGCGATGACCAACCAGAAGGGCGGCGTGGGGAAGACCACCACGACGATCAACCTCGGTGCCGCGCTGGCCGAGACCGGCCGCAAGGTGCTGCTGGTCGACTTCGATCCGCAGGGGTCCGCGTCGGTGGGGCTGGGCGTCAACCCGCACACCCTCGACACGTCGATCTACAACCTGCTGCTGGGCCGCGACGTGGACATCGACGACGTGATCCTGCAGACCAACGTCGACAACCTCGACCTGCTGCCGGCCAACATCGATCTGTCCGCCGCCGAGGTGCAGCTGGTCTCCGAGGTGGCGCGCGAGCAGACGCTGCGGCGCGTGCTGCGCCCCGCCAAGAGCGAGTACGACGTCATCATCATCGACTGTGCGCCGAGCCTGGGCCTGCTCACCGTCAACGCCCTCACCGCGTCCGACTACGCCCTCATCCCGCTCGAATGCGAGTTCTTCGCGCTGCGCGGCGTGGCGCTGCTCACCGACACCATCACGAAGGTCACCGAGCGGCTGAACCCCGACCTGCAGATCCTGGGCATCGTCGGCACCATGTACGACGGCCGGACGCTGCACAGCCGCGAGGTGCTCGAGCGGGTCGTCGAGGCCTTCGGCGACAAGGTGTTCCACACCGTCATCAAGCGCACCGTCAAGTTCCCCGAGACCACGGTGGCCGGCGAGCCCATCACCACCTACGCGAGCTCGAGCCCCGGCGCGGAGGCCTACCGCACCCTGGCCAAGGAGGTGCTCGTCCGATGCCCCGACGCGTAG
- a CDS encoding MarR family winged helix-turn-helix transcriptional regulator → MTDVLWLDEDEIRTWLKFRAVVELYPSILDSQLRRDAQLTHMEYQVLAMLSEAPGGSLRMSVLASRTNSSLTRMSHVVTRLSERGIVARQACELDGRATNVVLSDAGRARLQDAAPGHVAQVRRSFVDALTPEQLDQLDAICEAILGRIDPDGRMTGR, encoded by the coding sequence ATGACCGATGTGCTGTGGCTGGATGAGGACGAGATCAGGACCTGGCTGAAGTTCCGGGCCGTCGTCGAACTCTATCCGAGCATCCTGGACAGCCAGTTGCGCCGCGACGCCCAGCTCACGCACATGGAGTACCAGGTGCTGGCGATGCTGTCGGAGGCGCCGGGCGGCTCGCTGCGGATGTCGGTCCTGGCCTCGCGCACCAACTCCTCGCTCACCCGGATGTCGCACGTCGTGACCCGGCTCAGCGAGCGCGGCATCGTGGCGCGGCAGGCCTGCGAACTGGACGGCCGCGCCACCAACGTGGTGCTCAGCGACGCCGGGCGCGCCCGGCTGCAGGACGCCGCCCCGGGCCACGTCGCGCAGGTGCGGCGTTCGTTCGTCGACGCGCTCACCCCCGAGCAACTCGACCAGCTCGACGCTATCTGCGAGGCCATCCTGGGCCGCATCGACCCGGACGGCCGCATGACGGGGCGTTGA
- a CDS encoding VOC family protein: MSVTIQVTFDAHDPAALGEFWAFALGYDKDAPPAGFPTWEDALDHFGVPQDERNNAFAVHDPDGVGPRLFFQRVPEPKVAKNRVHLDLRAAPGLEGDDRMHALEARAGELVGRGATRVRLVPPDALNKGFIVMHDPEGNEFCLD; this comes from the coding sequence ATGTCCGTCACGATCCAGGTCACGTTCGACGCCCACGACCCCGCCGCCCTGGGCGAGTTCTGGGCGTTCGCGCTCGGCTACGACAAGGACGCTCCCCCGGCCGGCTTCCCGACGTGGGAGGACGCCCTGGACCACTTCGGGGTCCCGCAGGATGAGCGCAACAACGCCTTCGCGGTGCACGACCCCGACGGGGTGGGGCCGCGGCTGTTCTTCCAGCGCGTCCCCGAGCCCAAGGTCGCCAAGAACCGGGTGCACCTGGACCTGCGCGCCGCCCCCGGCCTGGAGGGCGACGACCGGATGCACGCCCTGGAGGCGCGCGCGGGTGAACTCGTCGGCCGCGGCGCGACCCGCGTCCGGCTGGTGCCGCCCGACGCGCTGAACAAGGGGTTCATCGTCATGCACGACCCCGAGGGCAACGAGTTCTGCCTCGACTGA
- a CDS encoding site-specific tyrosine recombinase XerD — MSSTLTRVVAAYLDHLEAEVGASRHTVAGYRRDLDRYLGWLERRGITAIDAVTADDIAGFAQSLAAGEGERPGLAASSVARAVAAVRSLHRFAVRDGVAVGDPAADVAPPRQARRLPKALALDQVQALLDLPDRDTPIGLRDAALLELLYGTGARVSEVLALDVDDVTGALEDPDAGLRLFGKGRKERVVPLGSYARDAVGAWLVRGRPGLIAGAARPGPALLLNARGGRLSRQSAYNVLAAAGEAAELGVPVSPHTLRHSFATHLLDGGADVRVVQELLGHASVTTTQLYTLVTAEHLREVFLTAHPRAR; from the coding sequence GTGAGCAGCACGCTGACGCGGGTGGTCGCGGCGTACCTGGACCACCTCGAGGCCGAGGTCGGCGCGTCCCGTCACACGGTGGCGGGTTACCGCCGCGACCTGGACCGGTACCTGGGCTGGCTCGAGCGCCGGGGCATCACCGCGATCGACGCGGTGACGGCCGACGACATCGCGGGCTTCGCCCAGTCGCTGGCCGCCGGCGAGGGGGAGCGACCGGGACTGGCCGCGTCCTCGGTGGCCCGCGCGGTGGCCGCGGTGCGGTCGCTGCACCGGTTCGCGGTCCGGGACGGGGTCGCGGTCGGCGACCCGGCCGCCGACGTGGCCCCGCCGCGGCAGGCCAGGCGGCTGCCGAAGGCGCTCGCCCTTGACCAGGTGCAGGCGCTGCTCGACCTCCCCGACCGCGACACCCCGATCGGCCTGCGCGACGCGGCGCTCCTGGAACTGCTCTACGGCACCGGCGCGCGGGTCTCGGAGGTGCTCGCCCTGGACGTCGACGACGTGACCGGCGCGCTGGAGGACCCCGACGCCGGGCTGCGCCTCTTCGGCAAGGGCCGCAAGGAGCGCGTGGTGCCGCTGGGGTCCTACGCCCGCGACGCCGTGGGCGCGTGGCTCGTGCGGGGGCGTCCCGGGCTGATCGCCGGCGCGGCCCGCCCGGGGCCGGCGCTGCTGCTCAACGCCCGCGGCGGGCGGCTCAGCCGGCAGTCCGCCTACAACGTCCTGGCGGCCGCGGGGGAGGCCGCCGAACTGGGGGTGCCCGTCAGCCCCCACACGCTGCGGCACTCGTTCGCCACGCACCTGCTGGACGGCGGCGCCGACGTCCGGGTCGTGCAGGAACTGCTGGGCCACGCCTCGGTGACGACGACGCAGCTGTACACGCTCGTGACCGCCGAGCACCTGCGCGAGGTGTTCCTCACCGCGCACCCGCGGGCCCGCTGA
- a CDS encoding NUDIX domain-containing protein: protein MRDLPVLTGDAVADAATDWPIAEHRVLGRGRLNTFVSDTVVTPDGATMVRDYLTHTGAVGVIALDEQERVVVVRQYRHPVGFKLIEPPAGLLDADGESWLTAAQRELAEEARLRADDWRTLVDYMTSPGCLQESIRVFLARGLADAPRPEGFVLEGEEADMEVCLVPLDDLVAAVFAGRVQNPTLVVGVLAAHAALRSGREADLRAPDAPWDARGAKAARDQELGELEAP from the coding sequence ATGCGTGACCTGCCCGTCCTGACCGGCGACGCCGTCGCCGATGCCGCCACCGACTGGCCGATCGCCGAGCACCGGGTGCTGGGCCGCGGCCGGCTGAACACCTTCGTCAGCGACACGGTCGTCACGCCCGACGGCGCCACCATGGTGCGCGACTACCTGACCCACACGGGCGCGGTCGGCGTCATCGCCCTGGACGAGCAGGAGCGGGTGGTGGTGGTGCGGCAGTACCGGCACCCCGTCGGCTTCAAGCTCATCGAGCCGCCCGCCGGCCTCCTGGACGCCGACGGCGAGTCCTGGCTGACCGCCGCCCAGCGCGAGCTGGCCGAGGAGGCCCGGCTGCGGGCCGACGACTGGCGCACGCTGGTCGACTACATGACCTCACCGGGGTGCCTGCAGGAGTCCATCCGCGTGTTCCTGGCGCGTGGGCTGGCCGACGCGCCGCGTCCCGAGGGCTTCGTGCTGGAGGGCGAGGAGGCGGACATGGAGGTGTGCCTCGTCCCGCTGGACGACCTGGTCGCCGCGGTGTTCGCCGGCCGCGTCCAGAACCCGACGCTCGTGGTCGGGGTGCTGGCGGCGCACGCGGCGCTGCGGTCGGGGCGCGAGGCCGACCTGCGGGCTCCCGACGCCCCCTGGGACGCCCGCGGCGCCAAGGCGGCCCGCGACCAGGAGTTGGGCGAGCTCGAGGCGCCGTGA
- a CDS encoding CTP synthase, whose amino-acid sequence MGDAHQTKHIFVTGGVASSLGKGLTASSLGSLLVARGMRVTMQKLDPYLNVDPGTMNPFQHGEVFVTEDGAETDLDIGHYERFLDANLSGEANVTTGKVYSTVIAKERRGDYLGDTVQVIPHITNQIRDDMLAMARRGTDVVIHEIGGTVGDIESLPFLEAARQVRREVGRDNVFFLHVSLVPYIGPSGELKTKPTQHSVAALRQVGITPDAVVARCVRDVPASIKRKIALMCDVDEEAVISCPDAGSIYEIPRVLFDEGLDAYVVRRLGVSFRDVNWTRWDDLLDRVRHPKEEVSVALVGKYVDLPDAYLSVTEALRAGGFANRAKVNVVWVPSDECATPEGAARHLAAVDAVLIPGGFGIRGVEGKLGALTFARENRIPTLGLCLGLQCMVMEAARNLAGLEGAASTEFDPDTAHPVISTMAEQVSFVEGAGDLGGTMRLGSYPATLVAGSVVAAAYGTTHVAERHRHRYEVNNAYRERIEAAGLRISGTSPDGSLVEFVELDADAHPFYVATQAHPEFRSRPTDPHPLFAALIAAAVARRRSQRLFTEEDPDA is encoded by the coding sequence GTGGGAGACGCGCATCAGACCAAACACATCTTCGTGACCGGAGGCGTCGCCTCCTCGCTCGGCAAGGGGCTCACGGCCTCGAGCCTCGGATCGCTCTTGGTGGCGCGCGGCATGCGCGTCACGATGCAGAAGCTCGATCCCTACCTCAACGTGGACCCGGGCACGATGAACCCGTTCCAGCACGGCGAGGTCTTCGTGACCGAGGACGGCGCCGAGACCGACCTGGACATCGGCCACTACGAACGGTTCCTGGACGCGAACCTGAGCGGCGAGGCCAACGTCACGACCGGCAAGGTCTACTCGACCGTCATCGCCAAGGAGCGCCGAGGCGACTACCTGGGCGACACCGTGCAGGTGATCCCGCACATCACCAACCAGATCCGCGATGACATGCTCGCCATGGCCCGCCGCGGCACCGACGTCGTGATCCACGAGATCGGCGGCACCGTCGGCGACATCGAGTCGCTGCCGTTCCTGGAGGCGGCCCGGCAGGTCCGCCGCGAGGTGGGCCGCGACAACGTCTTCTTCCTGCACGTCTCGCTGGTGCCCTACATCGGCCCGTCGGGCGAGCTGAAGACCAAGCCCACCCAGCACTCGGTGGCGGCCCTGCGCCAGGTCGGCATCACGCCGGACGCCGTGGTGGCCCGCTGCGTCCGCGACGTTCCGGCCTCCATCAAGCGCAAGATCGCCCTGATGTGCGACGTGGACGAGGAGGCGGTCATCTCCTGCCCGGACGCGGGTTCGATCTACGAGATCCCCCGCGTCCTGTTCGACGAGGGCCTGGACGCCTACGTGGTCCGGCGGCTGGGCGTCAGCTTCCGCGACGTGAACTGGACGCGCTGGGACGACCTGCTCGACCGCGTCCGGCACCCGAAGGAGGAGGTGAGCGTCGCCCTGGTCGGCAAATACGTCGACCTGCCGGACGCCTACCTGTCGGTCACCGAGGCCCTGCGGGCCGGCGGGTTCGCGAACCGGGCCAAGGTGAACGTGGTGTGGGTGCCCTCCGACGAGTGCGCGACCCCCGAGGGGGCGGCCCGGCACCTCGCGGCGGTGGACGCGGTGCTGATCCCGGGCGGGTTCGGCATCCGCGGCGTCGAGGGCAAGCTCGGCGCGCTGACGTTCGCCCGCGAGAACCGGATCCCCACCCTGGGGCTGTGCCTGGGGCTGCAGTGCATGGTGATGGAGGCCGCCCGCAACCTCGCCGGCCTGGAGGGGGCGGCGTCCACCGAGTTCGACCCCGACACCGCCCACCCGGTGATCTCGACCATGGCCGAGCAGGTCTCGTTCGTCGAGGGCGCCGGAGATCTCGGGGGCACGATGCGGCTGGGTTCCTATCCCGCGACTTTGGTCGCGGGCTCGGTCGTGGCCGCCGCGTACGGCACCACGCACGTCGCCGAGCGGCACCGGCACCGCTACGAGGTCAACAACGCCTACCGGGAGCGGATCGAGGCCGCCGGCCTGCGGATCTCGGGCACCTCCCCGGACGGCTCGCTGGTCGAGTTCGTGGAGCTGGACGCCGACGCGCACCCCTTCTACGTGGCCACCCAGGCCCACCCGGAGTTCCGGTCGCGCCCCACCGACCCCCACCCGTTGTTCGCGGCGCTGATCGCGGCCGCCGTCGCCCGCCGCCGCAGCCAGCGGCTCTTCACCGAGGAGGACCCCGATGCGTGA
- a CDS encoding cyclic nucleotide-binding domain-containing protein, translating into MDVELATVRDFLAEHEPFSDLPEAVLNALPARLVARYYRRGSVLVEHGASNAFLFVLRSGSVDILDSQGGLVERAEVGESFGVSSVMTGGPSNYRLKAHTDSLCLLLPADAFAELMATSPPFNRHFLGQQAGRIRAAIESVRAADAGSAILRTRVRDILRSAPITISPDADVTAAARLMTQRRVSALLVTDADALVGIVTDRDLRAKVVAEARPRASPSRRS; encoded by the coding sequence ATGGATGTCGAACTCGCGACGGTGCGGGACTTCCTGGCCGAGCACGAGCCCTTCAGCGACCTGCCCGAGGCCGTCCTGAACGCGCTGCCCGCCCGCCTGGTGGCGCGCTACTACCGGCGCGGCAGCGTCCTGGTCGAGCACGGCGCGTCCAACGCGTTCCTGTTCGTGCTGCGCTCCGGCTCGGTCGACATCCTCGACTCCCAGGGCGGCCTGGTGGAGCGCGCGGAGGTGGGCGAGTCGTTCGGCGTCTCGTCGGTGATGACGGGCGGACCCAGCAACTACCGGCTCAAGGCCCACACCGACTCGCTGTGCCTGCTGCTACCCGCGGACGCCTTCGCCGAACTGATGGCCACCTCCCCGCCGTTCAACCGGCACTTCCTGGGCCAGCAGGCGGGCCGGATCCGAGCGGCGATCGAATCGGTGCGCGCCGCGGACGCGGGCTCGGCGATCCTGCGGACGCGGGTGCGCGACATCCTGCGCTCGGCCCCCATCACCATCTCCCCGGACGCCGACGTGACGGCCGCGGCCCGGCTGATGACGCAGCGGCGCGTCTCGGCGCTGCTGGTCACCGACGCCGACGCGCTCGTCGGGATCGTCACCGACCGCGACCTGCGCGCCAAGGTGGTCGCGGAGGCCCGCCCCCGAGCGAGCCCATCTCGGCGGTCATGA